The Achromobacter spanius genome includes the window CGACGCCTTTAGCCACCAATTGTCGATGACCATCCTGATGACGCCGGACATGGCGAATTTTTCAGGAAACGTCCACGGCGGAACCATCCTGAAGTACCTGGACCAGGTGGCCTACGCCTGTGCCAGCCGGTACGCCGGCCAATACGTGGTGACGCTGTCCGTGGATCAGGTGGTGTTTCGCGAACCCATCCACGTGGGCGAATTGGTGACTTTCCTGGCGGCCGTGAACTACACCGGGCGCACGTCGATGGAGATCGGCATCAAGGTCGTTACCGAAGACATCCGCCAGAAGCTCGTGCGCCACACCAACAGTTGTTATTTCACGATGGTGGCGGTGGACGACAAGGGCGCTCCCACGGCCGTGCCCCCGCTGGCCCCGCGCAACCTGGAAGAAAGGCAGCGTTTCGAAGCCGCTCGCCTGCGCCGCGAACTGCGCCAGGAAATGGAACGCCGCCACGACGAGATCAAGCGCGAAACCACGCACGACGCGGCGTAGGCCGGATCCGTCGCGCGCATTCATCCTTCGCGCGACGTCAGATCGCGATCAGGCCCGCTCCGCCGCCCCCGGAGGCGCGGGCGGCACGGACGCCGGCTCGCGGTCACGCCCCACCATGCGCTTCAATCCCAGCCATTGCTGGGACCAGAATCCGCGGCCGTAGTCGCGTCCGCCCAATTCGGCCTGTTGGTCGTGGATGCCCGTGGGGCCGTAGCCGACGCCGAAGCGGGCGGTGCGAAACAGCACGTCCCAGATGGGGAACAGCGCGGCGAAGTTATAGCCGCCGACGGGGCCAGGCGTGGATGCGTCGTAGGCAATGGAATGGTGGTGCCGATGAAAGCGCGGGCTGACCAGCAAGCGTTCGCCCAAGGCGCCAAAGTGCATGCGCAGGTTTGCGTGCGACAGGCTCTGCGCCAATTGGGTAATGGCCACCACCACCACGAACTGCGCGGGCGGCACGCCCACCAGTTGCGACACGAACACGACCAGCACGTCGCGCAGCATGTCGTCCAGCAGATGGTTGCGGTCGTCGCTCCAGACGGTCATCTGGCGCTGGCTGTGATGCACGGCGTGCAGCGCCCATAGCCAGCCAAAGCGATGTTGCGCGCGATGGTAGAAGTAGTCGACCGCGTCGAACAGCAGCAGATAGATGATCAGGCTGACCCAGGCTTTGTCCGTGACGCCGGGCCAGTACTGGTCAAGCTGGAACGGCGCGAAGCCCCACACGTGCAACTGCCCGAACACACTGTCCCAGAACGGATCGATGGTGAAGAACAGCGCCAGCCGGAAAACGCCCAGCCGGTGGATCAAGGTATAGAGCACGTCGATGCCGATCTGGCGGCGGTCGGTAACGGGCTCGACCGGCCGCAGGCGTTGCAGCGGGCCAAGCACCAGCACCAGCACGGCTACCTGCACCAGCCCGACCAGCAGCCACATGGTGGCGTCGTAGCCGTCCTCGATGAGGTTGCTCATGCCCAGGTGAAACAGCGCGGGCTGGATCAGGGTTTCGAAGAGCCA containing:
- a CDS encoding sterol desaturase family protein; the protein is MDTLSQFFGACQQWLFETLIQPALFHLGMSNLIEDGYDATMWLLVGLVQVAVLVLVLGPLQRLRPVEPVTDRRQIGIDVLYTLIHRLGVFRLALFFTIDPFWDSVFGQLHVWGFAPFQLDQYWPGVTDKAWVSLIIYLLLFDAVDYFYHRAQHRFGWLWALHAVHHSQRQMTVWSDDRNHLLDDMLRDVLVVFVSQLVGVPPAQFVVVVAITQLAQSLSHANLRMHFGALGERLLVSPRFHRHHHSIAYDASTPGPVGGYNFAALFPIWDVLFRTARFGVGYGPTGIHDQQAELGGRDYGRGFWSQQWLGLKRMVGRDREPASVPPAPPGAAERA
- a CDS encoding acyl-CoA thioesterase, encoding MDDAFSHQLSMTILMTPDMANFSGNVHGGTILKYLDQVAYACASRYAGQYVVTLSVDQVVFREPIHVGELVTFLAAVNYTGRTSMEIGIKVVTEDIRQKLVRHTNSCYFTMVAVDDKGAPTAVPPLAPRNLEERQRFEAARLRRELRQEMERRHDEIKRETTHDAA